Below is a window of Musa acuminata AAA Group cultivar baxijiao chromosome BXJ3-11, Cavendish_Baxijiao_AAA, whole genome shotgun sequence DNA.
CGTTTCGATCATATCTGCTTAGCTTTACGGTCAAGCGAGACACCTCAAGAGTCCAGACGAAACAAGAGTCGTGAGCGAATGGCAAAAAGCTAAGCCTCAGTGGAGGCGATGATGGCGGAAAGACATCCCACTCCCGTGAAAGAACGAAGCAAACCCAAAGCATGGTCCCAAATCTGCAATACCTCATCGTACAGCATAAATGAAGTCTAAGGAGGTAGGAAGTGAAAGAGACTTCACGTGAGCTCAAACTAAAGAGGCCGATGAACGAAAGAGACCTCGTATGGCAGTATGGGTACTTTTGTTTAGGGGACCATTTACGTTTGTCTTCAACATTTGCCAAAGCTATCGATACATGTTATCGAATTTGATTCGACTTACTTGCTCTTTCATTAGGTTAGATCGGGAGACCAGCTTTTTAAGTCATGGGAAATCGGAAGGcacatctttctttctttcttttcttcttttttatatgaatgaTATCAGCATCCAAAGACATTAACTATCGACGCTATGTAACATCGATCGTGATCACTTTATATAGCTAGCGTTGAAATTTATAGCGTAAATATTGTCATGGGTATCGCATCAAAACTACGACGAGCAATTAatcgtaataataataataataataataataataataataataataataataataataatagttagtaAATAAGGAAGCTTATATCACACTTTGCTGCTCGATGCTTCTTGTCGACACCATTCATATGTTGGATTTCCCGTTCACATTCTCATCTTTCTCTGTTCTCTCTCCACCTCTTATGTCTTTTTTTCctctcctttcctttcctttcaatcaccttcttttttttataattttatttatttattatgtttttatttttttttattttgcatcTTTTAGTATATTGTGcttgtttttctttattttatttgattatttatgatctattcCTCCTCGGATGATCGTTCTTATTCCCaagatgattttctcattgttatcTCTTTttattgtatttcatttttattttaactttcaacatatatttatattatgtttGTAATGATAAATTTTAGTTGTTCAATCTACAAAGTGACATGGATCTAACTATGATCCTTTCCTAAAAATATCATAAGATGATTAGGAGTGAGagctgatgagggtaataatggtgataagactcgggttgacgtcAGCTGTCCCAGATGACGCCTCGCGCCTCTGTTAACataacagcacctggtcaacacgGATCGGAACGCcgatcgaggcacattaacatcctgctcaaGCTCGGTCCTTTACGCCACGCCAACGTTGAtgtcagacgttaccaggagtacgattctgctccctgcaagcgggcacatcaggcaatGGTAGCCTTcattataaaaaccctcgcgctccgaggaaaaagggaagaggaaAAAACTCTCTCATACTATCCACTAACttgaccgtcggaggggtcgggtcgagccctccgacccgacctgtgtgcaagtgCGAAGACGGAGCGCCTCCCACCGCGCAATCGGGCGAGGAGCCCCTCCTCGGTGAAAGCAGTCGTCGCTCCAtcgcgatcggaccaccgcagtcAATCTTTTGCAGTCTCAAGAATCGTCCGAGGAAGATCCccaatcattcggacccgaacccaaccgtgtcggccccgaggccacgacttaaagttgtttacactaacaaaagCATTGAATTCTCTTGTTACGATTTTACAAGATTGCATTGGTAACGAGATCAATAAAAACCCTTTACTGCTCAATTCAACAATAGAATTTGAAAGATTCAATTAAAATTAAATCTAAAGAGAAATCAAGTAGATAAGAGATTAGATTGTGTTATCGTCATATACTTGTGGGGGGGTTTATATAGTAGGATAAATAACCTTAAGAATTTGACAAGTGTTCATGAGAATCGATATTAGTGATCCAAAATGATAATTCAAGTTATTTGGAttgtatatttaattttttatcaagTTATTTAATGGTTCCTCGATTCAAACATTCTTCTTTAATATGGTATCAAGATATCGGACACATATTCGACatgtcagatatatatatatatatatatatattgttgagatATCAATTATATATTGTTGAtgtgttaaaaatatatttttttcatgttaatatttttatttaagtaattaaattatatatttgctgtttaatttttttaattattatgtttatttaatatggataaagatttatatttataatgttaGTTGATGTTATTAATTTGATCTAATTTTAGATGACTGAAGTTTTATCTTATTTTTGTGACgatatgttattttttttattaattttaatattttaaaattaatattttaataaacatCGTTAGATCGACCCATTTTGTATGCCAAGAAATCGGCGCATACAAACCCTCAGACTCGGTTGAAAGCAGTCTATCCTAACGCGGTCAAACGCCACCGAACGGCAGATAAGTTAACCATGCATCGTCGTGAAGCGAAGTCATTATGTACTTGATTAGCTAATTTCTTGGCATATTGTGGACGTTCTAAAAGGCCAGTGGTCATCATAACGCAACGTTCCAGCGGCGCAGCGTATCATAATACGTACGATACATGGCTGGGTTGGAGAAAGTACGCCACCCATTTCTACTTTTCTCGACCTCACTCACCATCATCGGCCTTTATATCTATCTGTTAGTAGTGGGTTCAACATGTGAGAGCCCCCATCCCCAGGCACGGCCGCATGGGTCTCACCGCCGCAGAGGTGGGTCCCGCTTCCCTCGACCCGCGTCGCTGACCGACGAAACCCTGCGTGCTCGAACTCAAATGGTGGATGCTGCCAGGGTCATGGCCTGCGAGAGCCGTGCCGCAACCCGGTTGAGTCTTTCGGTGCATCATCGTAAAAATGGCCCGAGTCAGGATGATCCATCACGGTATGTGGCTTGCGTTTCCGTCGTTTACGTGTTATTATTTATTGTCATGGCATCTTCGAAGCGGGGAGGGAGACGACGGAGCAGGCAAGGGCAGCCAcatcatgatgatgatgtgatACCGGGCAAAAGCAGCCAACCCCTCTCTGTCTCTCTATTATTTAGGGAGGAGAGGGAGACAGGGAGAGGGCCTTCCGGGTGGAACTTTTGTTGCGGAGAGAAAGCTGTTCCAGATGAACATGAGGCGCAGAGTAGCCACCTCTTGAGAGGAGGAACTCGCTGGTCGCCACCGTCACCCTCCCCCTTTGCTTGCTACGCTGAGTTATGGCGTCTGGGTTCCCTCCGACTCGCGACCTCGGGTTCGGGTTTGAAGCCGAACCCGGGAACCGACCGGAGGATGCGGGCCTCTTGAAGCGCTCCCTCACGGAAATGGAGGAGCGGAGGCGGCAACAGCTGCAGCAGATGCCGTTCCTCCGCTCGGTGAAGCAGCGAACTCATCTCGCCTCCCCCGTTGGCCGCCTCGCTTCACCCGCTCGTCTTCCCACTCCGTTGAAGTCGACTTCCTCTTTGACCACGGTCTCCTCCGAGCTTGCGCCCCAGAGGAGAGCCGATTTCGGACCGGATAAGGGGTCGGACGCGATGAGGAACCGGCTCCAGGAGCTGGAGCGGCGGCTCCTACTGGACGACGAGGAGGACGAGACCTGCGCCTCCGGTTCCGCCCTGACCGGCGCCGAATGGAGGGGCCAGGAGGTGCAGCAGATCATcttcccgccgccgccgccgccgccgggccTCGCAGCCGCGAAGAAGCTCTTGCCGTCGCCGACCAACTCGGCCTCCTCCACTGTCTCTTCCTCCGCCTCGTCCTCCCCTCCACCGCCTTCGTTCACGCCTCCTCCtccgtcatcatcttcttcctcttcacgGCACGTGCTCCTCGACGCTGCGGCGTCCATCGCCGACGGTAACCTCGAGGCTGCGGAGGCGAACCTCGCCGTGCTGAAGCGCTCAGCCAACCCACGGGGCGACGCAGAACAGCGGTTGACTGCAATGATGTTCGCCACTCTCCTTGCTCGACTCAATCCTCCTCGAACCGGGAGATCTAAAGCGATCGCGGAGCTGTGCAGCGGGGAGCACTTGGCCGCCACCCAGATGCTCTACGACCTTTCGCCCTGCTTTAAGCTCAGCCTGATCGCCGCCAATTTTGCAATTCTGGAGGCCGTCAAGGACCAACCCAAGATCCATATCGTCGATTTGGATGTTGGCCAGGGCCGGCAGTACGATGCCCTCATCCACGCCCTCGCCGACCGTCATCGCTGCCGGCCCTCCTCCGCCCGCCCTCCAGCCGTTAAGATCACCGCCGTCGCCGATCCCACAACCTTGCTATACGGCAACTACGACGCCTCTAGCCTGAGCGAAGTTGGCGGTCGAATCGCTAAGCTGGCGGAGCGGGCCGGCGTGGGGCTCCGTTTCACCATCGTCTCCCGGCGGGCGTCTGAGCTGGACGCGGCGTCGCTGGGGTACGAGCCCGGCGAGGCCCTGGCTGTGAACCTGGCGTTCGTCCTCTCGCGCGTGGCGGACGAGAGCGTATCGCCGGCGAACCCCCGCGACGAGCTTCTCCGGCGGGTGCGCGCTCTCCGCCCGGCTGTGGTGACGCTGGTGGAGCAGGAGATAAACACCAACACCGCCGCCTTCTCCGGGCGGTTCGCTGAGGCGTGCGGGCACTTGGGGTCGCTGCTGGAGTCGCTGGACGCGACGGTGCCGCGGGAAAGCAGCGAGCGAGAGCGGGTAGAGGCCGGGTTGGCTCGGCGGGCGGTGAACTCGGTAGCCCGGGAGGGCGCGGACCGGGTCGAGCGGTGCGAGGTGTTAGGGAAGTGGCGTGCGCGGATGAGCATGGCCGGTTTCCAACCCATCCCGGTCGGACCAGGAGTTTCGGAACCGGTGAAGGCGCGGCTCGCGTCATTCCGGTCCAATCCTGGGTTCACGATCAAGGATGAGGCCGGCGGGGTCGCGCTCGGGTTCGGTTGGATGGGTCGAGTCCTCACCGTGTCCTCCGCGTGGCGTTAAGCCCCCCCCCGCCCACCCCATCTATCATTTATATTATTAGCAGCAGCTTAAATACAATTTGTAACGATAGCAATAGTTGGGCTGTTACCAACTTCTATGGTTTTATTTCCAGTAGAACTCATATATTGTTGATCGGCTATGACTATAATCCCGGTTTAATCTACGTAGCTCGAGAATAAATATCGTAGTCATTGTTGTCCTTTTTGGCTTGCCTCGGAGAATTGCTAACCCTTCTTCGCACCGAAAGCCCTGTGATCTTGTGAAGCTGCCACTCGGTGCATGTCAACATGCAGTGTTCGTGCGGAAGTCTGCAAGTTGTCATTACGGTGGTGGTGGACTTGACAGGATCCGTGATGGGAGACAACATGGCAGGAGAGCAGGTTGGCATTGCTGCTCGCCTACTCCAACCTCAACTTTTGAGCTGCATTATGATTCGAATTCTaaataacccccccccccccgattaAAGTTCCTGATTTTAAGAAATTATTTCTGTTGATGCTCGATCCGTGTGACCCCAAATCTGTTCTCGATCGTCACATTTACCACGGATTCTCTCTTGGATTTTGTGTCGGACATCCTGATAATTAAACTTTGACAAGTAATAGCGGATCACGAGCCTATGATTATTATTAACGTGTCATGGAAACGATGCCGATACATTTGGAGGGGACAGATTGTGGGGCCCGGTGCTAATAATTGCCTCCGATACGAGCACCTGTGAACCGAAATGTCATCCGGAGTCGGTCAACATCTGTTCCAGGGTAAGTCAGGCAACTGGTTCCGGTTCAGGTTCTATCGGGCGATGCATGAAATGATAACTCATCATTAATATCGTCGACTCACATGTTTTAACCTAGCGATGGTGGGTTGAGGTTCCTCCGGCCGACGCTACGGAGCTACTCCATGATCAACTGCGACGGTGTCGATTCCCAAATCCCAGTAAtaaagatattatatttttattattgacaTCCGAGTCAGATCCGCGGGCAAATCCGTTAACGGGCTTACCCGAAAACCCGATATTGGAAAATAAAAGCTCACTTTCCTCCTCACACTACCCTCACATGTCTTTTGCAATCATCACATCGATAAGCGACCGCGTAGGAAGTAATCGGGCGGCGAGAGATGCTGCTTAAAATGAGGTCGGATCCGGATCACGATGTGACGACCGAAATCCGAAACAGCAACCCGACAGGAGCAGGAGCAGTAGCGGAAGGGATTCCTTCGCGGGAGCGGGTAATGGGAACGATAAAGGCAACAACAGTAGCTGCGGTGGTCACTTGGGATGGACTCCTTTTCGGCCTTTGCCTTCTCGTCGCCTCGCATGGAGAAGCCTTCCTTGTCCTCGACACCCTCGCGCGCCCTCCCGTCCTCGTACTCCTCCCCCCGCACCATCTACAGCGACCGATTCATTCCCAGCCGCATTGGGTCCAACTTCACCCTATTCGACCTCTCCCCCTCGCCCTCCGCCTCCTCGTCCTCAGACGTGTCGGGAAGAGAGTATGGATCCGGCGCCTACGCGGCCCTACTGAGAAATGCTCTCTTTGGGCCGGATCAGGGCGTGGCGCCCCCGGCCACGCCCGACCGATCGGCGGAGGCAGCCGGGAGGAGGTCTTCCTCCGCCGCTTCCTCGACGTCGTCTTCTTCGGGTTTCTCGATCCCCAGTAGGAACATTTTTAGGTACAAGGCTGATGTGCCCCGGCACTCCCTTGCGACGCAGTTCGAAGATGGGCTTCCCGGGTTCCCACATATCCATCCGAGGGCGCCGAGAAAGGTGTCGCCATCGCCTTACAAGGTAGGTTCGCTTTTCGTTTTCCTCTTGGAGTTGTCATTGTTCGTCATTGTAGTTGAGAAAGGCTGGATTTGATGAATGTGGTTTGGGCAAGTTTTTCTTCTGGTGCTGAAATTGGAAATCTGTTGCTCCTAGGTACTGGATGCGCCGGCATTGCAGGACGATTTCTACCTGAACCTCGTCGATTGGTCCTCACACAATGTGCTGGCTGTTGGTTTGGGCGATTGCGTGTATCTTTGGAATGCCTGCAGTAGCAAGGTAAGATATTTTTCTGCTGTTGCTTCTCTTGATGCTTTTACACATATACCCGTAATGACTTTGTTCTACGTGATTGTCATGCAAGGTTACCAAGCTTTGCGACTTGGGTGTGGATGACAGTGTGTGCTCGGTTGGATGGGCACAGCGTGGCGATCACTTGGCCATCGGTACTAACAAGGGGAAAGTTCAGGTAGTATCTTGGTCTTTTGTTGTCGACCCTCTTATAGCAACAATTTTAGCAGAGATCGAGGGTAACATAGGAGTTCTCTTACGGCTGGCTACCTTGGCTATTCTTTATCTATTCCAGACATGTTTATTACTACTTTGCACGAATATCCTAaatgcacttttgcttcttttctttTAGTATACTCTTGAACGAGGTGTTTTCAATTATCGGATTGTTCATAGTTCTACAGTGTGCATTTGCTTCTGGAAGTAAAACTTCGATATTATGGTTGTTATCTTAACATTTGTTTTCATTTGCTGTTTGTTGTTAGTCTCAGGATTCAATTTAACTTACTGTTTTGTCCTGTATATAAGTTTTTGTTGGTCTTAGATATCTGTTCATTTTTACTTAATCCCACCAAAGGGTGTGAAACCATCAGTATCTAAATCTTCCAGCATTATGTATTTTTTGTCTTTTATTTGACACAGATATGGGATGCTACTCATTGTCGGAGGATAAGGACAATGGAGAGCCACCTTTTGCGAGTTGGAGCTGTTGCATGGGGTTCATCTTTGTTATCCTCAGGTAGCAGAGATAAGACGATTCTACAGCGTGATATTCGTGCCCAAGATGATTTTGTTAGAAAGCTGACAGGGCACAAGTCAGAGGTGATTTATGGACACAATCACCTGCACAAATTTCCATATTGAATGTTTTGTCTTGAGTAACAATCTCATTTGGCTTTTCCTGATCACCTGCGTATATTAAGATCTTTAGGTTTGAGATTTTTTCTGATCAGAGCAAGTATATGTTTCTAATGAACTTCACAACATATATATccacttgctatgcttttgttccCTTATGGTTCTTATCTTTGCAGGTTTGTGGCTTGAAGTGGTCTTATGATAATTTTGAACTTGCTTCTGGTGGAAATGATAACAAAGTAAGTtggttattattgttatttctaTGCATGTTGTTTCATGATTTACTTAATTCTTTACAATTGAATTTTTATAGATTCGGTATGTAACCTTCTCACATTTTTTCTTATGTCAGCTTTTTGTGTGGAATCAACATTCCTCACAGCCGGTACTGAAATATTGTGAACATACTGCAGCTGTAAAAGCAATTGCATGGTCACCACATGTACATGGACTTCTAGCATCTGGTGGAGGAACTGCAGACCGATGTATTCGTTTGTGGAATACTACCACAAACTCTCACTTGAGCTGCATTGACACCGGAAGTCAGGTAACCTATCACAGCTTAACATCTTATACTAGTTGGATATATTTTTGACCATTTAATACACTGCTGGCACATGACAACCTAAAATGTTTCACCAATCATTTCATTTCGAAGTATTGTTTATTTTTGGTTCTAAACATGTATGTTAGTGGTGATCATTCAAAGATCAGCTTACTAGAATAGCTGAGATTATCACAAAACCTAAGGAATCTTTCATATCTCATGACTATACTAACAGATTTGCAGCTATGCTTTTTCTCCATGTGTTTCTACTCTTTAATATTTTGTTATCAAATCTAGGTCAATTCCTTCTTCATTTTCGCTTTACGTCAGGAAATAGTTCGACTATGCTTCTTCTTTGTATAACTTTAATAGACATAAACACCTTGTGCATTCGTGTCATTTTAAATGCTAatcttattttttgaatttaGTACCTATCTTTGGCTGCAGGGAAATCTTGTTTCAAAAGTTTGCACACACTCTCTCTGTTTCCTCTCCACCAATGCCTCCTCTTCCCTGCTGCATCTCTGCAACCGTTTTGTCTTCCCTGCTGCATCTCCAGCATCTTCTCCACTTTTTCTAGGTTGCCATTTCCTCCTACTGGTGTGTTTCTTACTCCTCTTCTGCCTCATtctcttccctcttctcctcccatCTTATATCCATCTTTCTCTTTGGTCCAGATGGTACCAACCTATATCGAGTGCCAGTGCATAAATCATACTAGTCTGACCATTGATCGTTATCGACACCAAATCTATTCATACTATACCAACTGTGCTTCTTTATTGGACTTGAATGCTGATATTCTGTAGTACTCAGATTATttgacaaataaataaatattttcttttttcgaAGCAGAGTTCACAGTACCAGTACCATGTCAACCATACAAACCAGTATAGTTTTTGAAATAGGTATCAACCATACATGTATATTATCTGGACTTTAGGATTTCTAGGTCCTTGCCACCTTTTCATTTGCTGTCTATTGTTAACTATATCATTACTGTAAACAGAGGAGCAAGGGGATGGCTCAACGGCTGATCTTTTGGAATCTGCAATAGTGTCATGCATCTTTCAGGGATATTGTTGTTAAATTACTCATAAAATAGTGAATATTGATGTTGGTGATCTTTTTTCCAAGTATCATAATTAAGCTCCATCTTTTAGACTTAGAGATCTGTGTTTCCTGAATACATACAGATGATATAGTTAGGGGTAGTaacactaaaagaaaaaaaaacaaaaactaaATATCTCATCTTCGAGCAGGTTTGCAACCTTGTATGGTCAAAGAATGTCAATGAAATTGTCAGTACCCATGGTTATTCCCAAAACCAAATAATTGTTTGGCGATATCCAACCATGTCCAAGGTGTGCCTTTATCCCAGGATTTCTGAcaattaaacaccaaaataactCTTTTACTTTACTGAGACAATGTATTGTGCTTTGCAGCTCGCAACACTTACCGGCCATACTTACCGAGTCCTGTACCTCGCCATATCTCCTGATGGGcaggtaatttcttctcttttatatCTATACTTACCAAGATATAACTCATCAGTTGACCTCTTTTCATCATGCAGACCATCGTCACTGGTGCCGGTGATGAAACGCTAAGATTTTGGATTGTGTTCCCATCTAAATCTCAGGTACATGTACCTGTCTTTTTTCATAGCTAGGTTGTGTCATGCCCAAATATTTTGGGCCTTTTCCTACTTTAGATATATCATGATACAGACACTCTTTCGAGCTGGACAACTTAAGGCCCTCAATGCatcaccttctcttcttctttgcatACACTTACACCTGAAATTGTTGCAATTGAAGGATTGCTTTGTGCTAATATTAAGCTTTTACAACAGAACACTGGCAGCGATATCGGAGCAAGGTCTCTTGGCAGAAGTCACATCCGGTGACCTTGAATTCTACCTGTTGGTCCCATGGGTTGTCTGTTTGTATAGTTGTTGAtttatgttttccttttcttttttcgtCTTTCTGAAAAGGAGCTATTACTTTGTGCTAACCAGGTCAAAGTTTAATTTTCATAAGCTTGACCATTGGCAGCATATGGGGCCACTTTTTATCATGCCATGCTCATCATCATTTGCAATGATACGAGGGGACGAGATATCAGTTTGCCttgctgataattatagacagagTTGGTGATGTGGTTGAAAACCCGCTAAAAACACCCTTGTAACATTGTACTGTGCTTGTATATTAATTACGTAGTACATTTCTACGTTGTTCTGTGCTTGCATGGTAGCCTTTTGGTGTTCTTTGAGTTCTGATCTCTGGTGACAAATAGCGAAGCTAAGTGTCCATGTTATTAGAACACCCACCTAGCATTGGAAAGCATGAAATTATAGGTTGATCGAGTGTGTCTATTTTTATGTCAATTCTAAACCACAATGTTTATTACATTATGATGATGACCATTTGGCATGAACAGATATCAACCAATTGTAGTGATCATTACTTGTCTCTGTGGCCTCATGAGAGATGGTCATATTCCTGCCTTGATGCCACAATATTTTTGATGTAAAGTCACCATGATCATGCACAATGTTATTATTACTTAGGACTATTTCCCCTGTTTTTTAGATAATTCGATGTGTTGCTTCAAGTGTTTTCCATATTTTTACAGTAGGAATCGATGTGCAAACTGTTACAAGTATGCTaatgataaataaatattttgattcttatgaTTATAACGTTGACTACCGAAACTTGGTCACCCCGTCTCTCATTTCTCTCGTCTCTGCTGAGACAAACGAACAGCCTCTCTCAGGGTTGTGTTTACATGATTTTTCTAAAGGTttggatgattcaaatgagtcgaAATGATCCGAACGATAATGTTAATTACTATATCGTGACAGCCTGAGCATGATAAGATGCAGACGGTGGATAGCGTTGAAGTAGAACTCTCGTGCTTTGAACTTCGAGAGGTCAACGAAGCCCCGTCGGACGATGCCAAAGACCGTAGACTCCGCCTTCCCATGGACTCAAGATGCGTCCCGTGATCGCAAGATGACGTCCGCGTCAACCACGGGGCACGAGTCAATTGATGAGCCCCCCGACGCGATGCTTCCCGTGGCGAAGAACCCCCTTTTCCAACTGTTTATTTGTTGACTTGGGTCAACGAGACAAATCCAGTCGACGGCCAGCCGCCTCCTAATGAAGCCGATCGCCATTAATGCCAGCACAGGAGTTGCGCCACCAATCGCCGTTTACTTAGCGGACAACAACTCGGCAGGGCCCCGCAGACTGCGAGTCCGCTGAGTCCCGCCACCACGAGAGACCGCCGACCCGAAGAAGTCACGGAGTCCACAAAAAAGTGAGTGCGCAAGGGAGCTGTCCGTCGTCAGCATGGCCATTTTCCACTGATATTTTGGAAT
It encodes the following:
- the LOC135652468 gene encoding B-type cell cycle switch protein ccs52A-like, which gives rise to MDSFSAFAFSSPRMEKPSLSSTPSRALPSSYSSPRTIYSDRFIPSRIGSNFTLFDLSPSPSASSSSDVSGREYGSGAYAALLRNALFGPDQGVAPPATPDRSAEAAGRRSSSAASSTSSSSGFSIPSRNIFRYKADVPRHSLATQFEDGLPGFPHIHPRAPRKVSPSPYKVLDAPALQDDFYLNLVDWSSHNVLAVGLGDCVYLWNACSSKVTKLCDLGVDDSVCSVGWAQRGDHLAIGTNKGKVQIWDATHCRRIRTMESHLLRVGAVAWGSSLLSSGSRDKTILQRDIRAQDDFVRKLTGHKSEVCGLKWSYDNFELASGGNDNKLFVWNQHSSQPVLKYCEHTAAVKAIAWSPHVHGLLASGGGTADRCIRLWNTTTNSHLSCIDTGSQVCNLVWSKNVNEIVSTHGYSQNQIIVWRYPTMSKLATLTGHTYRVLYLAISPDGQTIVTGAGDETLRFWIVFPSKSQNTGSDIGARSLGRSHIR
- the LOC103970260 gene encoding scarecrow-like protein 8 — protein: MASGFPPTRDLGFGFEAEPGNRPEDAGLLKRSLTEMEERRRQQLQQMPFLRSVKQRTHLASPVGRLASPARLPTPLKSTSSLTTVSSELAPQRRADFGPDKGSDAMRNRLQELERRLLLDDEEDETCASGSALTGAEWRGQEVQQIIFPPPPPPPGLAAAKKLLPSPTNSASSTVSSSASSSPPPPSFTPPPPSSSSSSSRHVLLDAAASIADGNLEAAEANLAVLKRSANPRGDAEQRLTAMMFATLLARLNPPRTGRSKAIAELCSGEHLAATQMLYDLSPCFKLSLIAANFAILEAVKDQPKIHIVDLDVGQGRQYDALIHALADRHRCRPSSARPPAVKITAVADPTTLLYGNYDASSLSEVGGRIAKLAERAGVGLRFTIVSRRASELDAASLGYEPGEALAVNLAFVLSRVADESVSPANPRDELLRRVRALRPAVVTLVEQEINTNTAAFSGRFAEACGHLGSLLESLDATVPRESSERERVEAGLARRAVNSVAREGADRVERCEVLGKWRARMSMAGFQPIPVGPGVSEPVKARLASFRSNPGFTIKDEAGGVALGFGWMGRVLTVSSAWR